CGATGCTATTGTTATTGGATTTCATGTAAGGCCTACTGCAAAAGCTCAGGTACTAGCAGATCAGGAAAAAGTTGAGATTAGAAAGTATAATGTTATTTATGATGCTATAAATGATGTTAAATCAGTTCTTGAGGGGATGCTTGAACCAGACGTTGAGCAGCAGTTTATTGGTTTTGCTGAAGTTAGAGCTGTAATAAATGTTCCTAAAGTTGGGGTAATAGCTGGCTGTTATGTTTCTCGGGGACTAATAAAGCGAGATGCGATTACTAATGTAATGAGAGATGGTTTGCAGATTCATTCTGGTAAAATTTCATCTTTAAAGCGATTTAAAGATGATGTTAAAGAAGTCGCTGAGCAATATGAGTGTGGTATTGTGATTGATAATTATGCTAATATTAAAGAAGGAGATATAATTGAAGCATTTGAGGTAAAAAAGGTAAAAAAATCTTTTAAAGCTTAGTATTGTTTTATTTATGTGTGTTTATGTATAAGAATATAAAAAAGTTTAAACTCGAAAGTTTTATTGCTCAAGAAATTGGCAATTTAATAGTAAGTGGGGAGATTAAAGATCCCAGAATTCATTCATTTTTAACCGTGATTAAAGTAGAATTTTCAAAAGATTTAATAAATGCCAAAGTGTTTGTGGGCTCTATCAAAGAAGGAGCTTCTTTGGATAATGCAGTTAAAGCTTTAAATAATGCTAAGGGATTTATTCAAAGTCAAATTATTAAGCGAATTAAAGTTAGAAGCACTCCTAAATTATTATTTTTTAAGGATGATTCTCTTTCTAAGTCATTTTATGTTAATAAGTTAATTGAAGGATTAAATACTACAAGAGAGAATTAAATTTGGAAAATGGATTCCTTTTAATTAATAAAGAGCAAGATAAAACTTCTTTTGAAACTCTTTTCCCTATAAAAAAATATTTTAATACAAATCGTGTTGGACATGCTGGCACACTTGATAAATTTGCAAGTGGAATTTTGATTGCTCTTGTAGGAAAATATACAAAGCTTTCAAGTTATTTTACTTCTTT
Above is a genomic segment from Borreliella mayonii containing:
- the rbfA gene encoding 30S ribosome-binding factor RbfA; the encoded protein is MYKNIKKFKLESFIAQEIGNLIVSGEIKDPRIHSFLTVIKVEFSKDLINAKVFVGSIKEGASLDNAVKALNNAKGFIQSQIIKRIKVRSTPKLLFFKDDSLSKSFYVNKLIEGLNTTREN